A DNA window from Novosphingobium sp. RL4 contains the following coding sequences:
- the argF gene encoding ornithine carbamoyltransferase, with amino-acid sequence MRDFLNLSDAGGPALAAMINDAIDRKSARKAWPKGQVDADAPLAGHVLAMIFEKNSTRTRVSFDMAMRQLGGSALILEAGSTQIGRGETIADTARVLSRMVDAIMIRTDDHAKIEELAHYAEVPVINGLTDLSHPCQIVADLLTIVEGGFALPGLQLAWLGDGNNVANSLIEAAGLMKFTIRIGGPAGYEPDTEFIARARAAGGEVILTQNPAEAVAGAQVVVTDTWVSMGQPGGEKHVAAMQPYQVNQALMAAANPGAMFLHCLPAHRGEEVTDDVIDSTQSAVWDEAENRIHGQKSVLLWALGKL; translated from the coding sequence ATGCGGGATTTCCTCAATCTGAGTGATGCCGGTGGGCCTGCGCTCGCCGCGATGATCAACGATGCGATCGACCGGAAGTCCGCGCGCAAGGCCTGGCCGAAAGGCCAGGTCGACGCCGATGCTCCGCTTGCGGGCCATGTGCTTGCCATGATCTTCGAGAAGAACTCGACCCGCACGCGCGTCTCGTTCGACATGGCGATGCGTCAGCTCGGCGGCAGTGCGCTCATTCTCGAAGCGGGCAGCACCCAGATCGGTCGCGGCGAGACGATCGCCGATACCGCCCGCGTGCTCAGCCGGATGGTCGATGCGATCATGATCCGTACCGACGATCACGCCAAGATCGAGGAACTGGCGCACTATGCCGAGGTTCCGGTTATCAACGGGCTGACGGATCTTTCCCACCCCTGCCAGATCGTTGCCGACTTGCTGACGATCGTCGAGGGCGGCTTTGCGCTTCCGGGGCTCCAGCTGGCCTGGCTTGGCGATGGCAACAACGTTGCCAACTCGCTGATCGAGGCGGCAGGGCTGATGAAATTCACGATCCGCATCGGCGGCCCTGCGGGCTACGAGCCGGATACTGAATTCATCGCGCGCGCTCGTGCGGCGGGCGGCGAGGTCATTCTGACGCAGAACCCGGCCGAAGCGGTTGCAGGTGCCCAGGTCGTGGTTACCGATACCTGGGTGTCGATGGGGCAGCCGGGCGGCGAGAAGCATGTTGCAGCCATGCAGCCCTATCAGGTCAATCAGGCGCTGATGGCGGCTGCGAATCCGGGCGCCATGTTCCTCCACTGTCTTCCCGCCCACCGCGGCGAGGAAGTGACGGATGACGTGATCGACAGCACTCAGTCCGCAGTATGGGACGAGGCCGAAAACCGCATCCATGGACAGAAGTCCGTGCTGCTGTGGGCGCTTGGCAAGCTGTGA
- a CDS encoding aspartate aminotransferase family protein yields MSITPLMPVYPRCGVRPVRGEHCHLISEDGRRFLDFASGIAVNLLGHSHEGLIGAVQKQAETLMHVSNLYGSPQGEAIATRLTELTFADTVFFTNSGAEAVECAIKTARAYHQHVGNDHKFELITFKNAFHGRTMATISASNQDKMHKGFLPLLPGFKYVEFDDLEAAKAAIGPNTAGFLVEPIQGEGGIRIASDEFLQGLRALCDEHDLMLVFDEVQSGVGRAGTLYAYEQYGIVPDIMSTAKGIGGGFPVGACLATEKAARGMVFGTHGSTYGGNPFAMAAIGAVLDVVADEAFLADVRAKGERLRSRLEQFIGNYPDLFDSVHGRGLFIGMKLKMEPRAFVAHMRDNHQVLTVSAGDNVVRVLPPLVIDDSHIDEFMEKLSAAAASYQPQEVA; encoded by the coding sequence ATGTCGATCACTCCGCTGATGCCCGTGTATCCCCGGTGCGGCGTTCGGCCCGTTCGCGGCGAGCATTGTCACCTCATCAGTGAAGACGGTCGCCGATTCCTCGATTTTGCAAGCGGGATAGCGGTCAACCTGCTGGGTCATTCGCATGAAGGCCTGATCGGTGCGGTCCAGAAGCAGGCCGAGACGCTCATGCACGTTTCGAACCTTTACGGTAGCCCCCAGGGCGAAGCGATTGCCACCCGCCTGACCGAACTGACCTTCGCCGATACGGTGTTCTTCACCAACTCGGGCGCCGAAGCGGTCGAATGCGCTATCAAGACTGCGCGTGCTTATCATCAGCACGTCGGCAACGATCACAAGTTCGAGTTGATCACGTTCAAGAATGCCTTCCACGGCCGGACGATGGCGACGATCAGCGCGTCCAATCAGGACAAGATGCACAAGGGCTTCCTGCCACTGCTGCCCGGTTTCAAATATGTCGAGTTCGACGATCTGGAAGCCGCAAAGGCCGCTATCGGCCCGAATACCGCAGGCTTCCTGGTTGAGCCGATTCAGGGCGAAGGCGGCATCCGCATCGCTTCGGACGAATTCCTCCAGGGCCTGCGCGCACTTTGCGATGAGCATGACCTGATGCTGGTGTTCGATGAAGTTCAGAGCGGCGTCGGTCGTGCCGGTACGCTCTACGCCTACGAGCAGTACGGGATCGTGCCCGATATCATGTCGACCGCGAAGGGCATCGGCGGCGGCTTCCCCGTCGGCGCCTGCCTTGCCACCGAAAAGGCCGCGCGCGGGATGGTATTCGGAACGCATGGTTCGACTTATGGCGGTAATCCTTTCGCCATGGCAGCGATCGGTGCGGTGCTCGACGTCGTGGCCGATGAGGCATTCCTTGCCGATGTGCGCGCAAAGGGCGAGCGACTGCGTTCGCGGCTCGAACAGTTCATCGGCAACTATCCCGATCTGTTCGATTCGGTGCATGGCCGCGGCCTGTTCATCGGCATGAAGCTGAAGATGGAGCCGCGGGCTTTCGTTGCCCATATGCGTGACAACCATCAGGTGCTCACCGTTTCGGCCGGTGACAATGTGGTCCGCGTTCTGCCGCCGCTCGTCATCGACGACAGCCATATCGACGAATTCATGGAGAAGCTGTCCGCCGCGGCGGCGAGCTACCAGCCCCAAGAGGTCGCCTGA
- a CDS encoding cold-shock protein — MGFDRGRRGRGRDKRDSFGENEFDPFFAGQDRFGGGDRFGGGDRFGGGGDRGGFGGGDRFGGGGGGDRGGFGGGNRGGGFGGGPRGGGGGGGMPAQVVGQGRGVVKFFNGAKGFGFIQRDEGGEDVFVHISAVERAGLEGLAEGQQLEFQLVDRGGKISASELVVVGDVIPVAKREPAPQRQLTGEKASGTVKFFNSMKGFGFITRDDGQPDAFVHISAVERSGLGGLNEGDRVEFDIEVDRRGKYSAVNLAPLQG, encoded by the coding sequence ATGGGTTTTGACAGAGGTCGTCGCGGAAGGGGACGCGACAAGCGCGATAGCTTCGGGGAGAACGAGTTCGATCCGTTCTTTGCCGGGCAAGATCGCTTCGGTGGCGGTGACCGCTTCGGTGGCGGCGATCGTTTCGGCGGTGGCGGTGATCGCGGCGGTTTCGGCGGCGGTGATCGCTTCGGCGGCGGCGGCGGCGGTGATCGCGGCGGCTTCGGCGGCGGCAACCGTGGCGGTGGCTTCGGCGGTGGTCCGCGCGGCGGCGGCGGCGGTGGCGGTATGCCCGCTCAGGTCGTCGGCCAGGGTCGCGGCGTCGTGAAGTTCTTCAACGGAGCGAAGGGTTTCGGCTTCATCCAGCGCGATGAGGGCGGCGAAGATGTGTTCGTTCACATCAGCGCTGTCGAGCGTGCCGGCCTTGAAGGCCTGGCCGAAGGCCAGCAGCTCGAATTCCAGCTCGTCGATCGTGGCGGCAAGATTTCGGCCAGCGAACTCGTCGTCGTCGGCGACGTGATTCCGGTCGCCAAGCGCGAGCCTGCACCGCAGCGTCAGCTGACCGGTGAAAAGGCCAGCGGCACGGTCAAGTTCTTCAACTCCATGAAGGGCTTCGGCTTCATCACCCGTGATGATGGCCAGCCGGACGCATTCGTTCACATCAGCGCAGTTGAGCGTTCGGGCCTTGGCGGTCTGAACGAAGGCGATCGCGTGGAGTTCGACATCGAGGTCGATCGACGAGGCAAGTACTCGGCGGTCAACCTGGCGCCGCTCCAGGGCTGA
- a CDS encoding TIGR01244 family sulfur transferase, producing the protein MFRQITETVFASPQIGTDAIAEAKALGIVRIINNRPEGESEDQVAGDVIAAEAAAAGIDYVAIPVGHGGFSQAQVDAMADALDTAEGPVLAYCRSGTRSTLLWALARAKAGDSPAVIASKAAAAGYDVSPIRQLIDMLSAGK; encoded by the coding sequence ATGTTCCGCCAGATCACCGAGACCGTGTTCGCGAGCCCGCAAATCGGAACGGATGCCATCGCCGAGGCGAAAGCTCTGGGGATCGTGCGGATCATCAACAACCGTCCCGAGGGCGAAAGCGAAGACCAGGTCGCAGGGGACGTCATCGCCGCCGAAGCCGCTGCGGCCGGGATCGATTATGTCGCGATTCCCGTGGGCCACGGCGGCTTCAGCCAGGCTCAGGTCGATGCCATGGCCGATGCGCTCGATACTGCGGAAGGTCCGGTTCTGGCCTACTGCCGTTCGGGTACGCGCTCGACTCTGCTTTGGGCGCTTGCCCGCGCCAAGGCAGGCGACAGCCCTGCCGTGATTGCCTCCAAGGCTGCGGCAGCGGGTTACGACGTTTCCCCGATTCGCCAACTCATCGACATGCTTTCCGCCGGGAAGTGA
- a CDS encoding P-II family nitrogen regulator codes for MKYIIAIIKPFKFTEVRDALSAAGVSGLTVSEVSGFGRQKGQTEIYRGAEYASSMLPKLKLEIAVSDAFAVTVIEIVKAAASTDEIGDGKIFVFDLADVLRIRTGEQGDIAL; via the coding sequence GTGAAGTACATCATCGCGATCATCAAGCCGTTCAAGTTCACGGAAGTAAGGGATGCCCTCTCGGCCGCCGGCGTTTCAGGGCTAACGGTTTCTGAGGTAAGCGGCTTCGGTCGGCAGAAAGGTCAGACCGAAATCTACCGGGGGGCGGAATATGCCTCGAGCATGCTTCCGAAGCTGAAGCTGGAAATCGCGGTTTCCGACGCTTTTGCGGTCACGGTGATCGAGATCGTCAAAGCAGCCGCAAGCACCGACGAAATCGGTGACGGCAAGATCTTCGTTTTCGATCTGGCAGACGTGCTGCGAATCCGGACCGGCGAACAGGGCGACATCGCGCTCTGA
- a CDS encoding ammonium transporter yields MNRKILCGAGALGASLFAAMPAWAQEAAAAAAPVPNPGNNAWMMTSTILVLLMILPGLMLFYGGLTRSKNMLSTMTQIGAAAALAMLIWVMYGYGLAFGPEGNAFIAWGKFFLAGVTPDSTAATFTSEVISEYVFISFQMTFAAITVALVLGSTVERIKFSAVMVFAVVWLTITYFPIAHMVWAAGGFLFEGKMFGTELPAALDFAGGTVVHINAGVSALVAALILGKRKGYPNEPMPPHSLTLTMVGTGLLWVGWFGFNAGSALEANGSAALAMINTFVATASAGLFWMLAERLSGHKGSALGFCSGIVAGLVAVTPAAGNSGPFGAIVLGAVASIICFFAVSKLKPALGYDDALDAFGVHGIGGIVGAIGTGIVYAPSLGGPGGADFSMGSQVATQIIAVLVAIVWATIGTVISIYVAKAVTGLRVAPEVEQEGLDIGEHGERAYN; encoded by the coding sequence ATGAACCGCAAAATTCTTTGCGGCGCCGGCGCTCTTGGTGCGTCGCTGTTCGCCGCCATGCCTGCATGGGCGCAGGAAGCCGCTGCCGCGGCCGCGCCCGTCCCCAATCCCGGTAACAATGCCTGGATGATGACCTCGACCATCCTGGTCCTGCTCATGATCCTGCCCGGCCTCATGCTGTTCTACGGCGGCCTCACCCGCTCGAAGAACATGCTTTCGACGATGACGCAGATCGGCGCGGCCGCTGCGCTCGCGATGCTGATCTGGGTCATGTACGGCTACGGCCTCGCTTTCGGTCCGGAAGGCAATGCCTTCATCGCCTGGGGCAAGTTCTTCCTCGCCGGCGTCACGCCTGACAGCACGGCGGCGACCTTCACCAGCGAAGTCATCAGCGAATACGTCTTCATCAGCTTCCAGATGACCTTCGCCGCGATCACCGTCGCGCTGGTCCTCGGTTCGACCGTCGAACGCATCAAGTTCTCGGCCGTGATGGTATTTGCGGTCGTCTGGCTGACGATCACCTACTTCCCGATCGCGCACATGGTCTGGGCAGCGGGCGGCTTCCTGTTCGAAGGCAAGATGTTCGGCACCGAACTCCCTGCCGCTCTCGACTTCGCCGGCGGTACCGTCGTTCACATCAATGCCGGTGTTTCGGCGCTCGTCGCGGCACTGATCCTCGGCAAGCGCAAGGGCTATCCCAACGAGCCGATGCCCCCGCACTCGCTGACGCTGACGATGGTCGGCACCGGCCTGCTGTGGGTGGGCTGGTTCGGCTTCAACGCCGGTTCGGCTCTCGAAGCCAATGGCTCGGCCGCCCTTGCCATGATCAACACTTTCGTCGCCACCGCATCTGCGGGCCTGTTCTGGATGCTCGCAGAGCGTCTCAGCGGCCACAAGGGTTCGGCTCTCGGCTTCTGCTCGGGCATCGTGGCGGGTCTCGTCGCCGTTACCCCGGCAGCGGGCAACTCGGGCCCGTTCGGAGCGATCGTCCTGGGCGCCGTCGCTTCGATCATCTGCTTCTTCGCGGTCAGCAAGCTCAAGCCCGCTCTCGGCTATGACGACGCCCTCGACGCCTTCGGTGTCCACGGGATCGGCGGCATCGTCGGCGCCATCGGCACCGGCATCGTCTATGCGCCTTCGCTGGGTGGACCCGGCGGCGCCGACTTCTCGATGGGTTCGCAGGTCGCAACGCAGATCATCGCGGTTCTCGTCGCAATCGTCTGGGCCACCATCGGCACCGTCATCTCGATCTACGTTGCCAAGGCAGTCACCGGCCTGCGCGTCGCTCCGGAAGTCGAGCAGGAAGGCCTCGACATCGGCGAACATGGCGAGCGTGCCTACAACTAA
- a CDS encoding P-II family nitrogen regulator, protein MKFIIAIIKPFKLDEVREALGAIGVAGMTVSEVKGFGRQKGQTEIYRGAEYSTNMLPKVKIEVAAPDDLAPKIVETIQQVASTEAIGDGKIFVLDLASAVRIRTGESGDTAL, encoded by the coding sequence ATGAAGTTCATCATAGCCATCATCAAGCCCTTCAAACTCGACGAAGTGCGAGAAGCGCTGGGCGCGATCGGTGTCGCCGGGATGACCGTTTCCGAAGTGAAGGGCTTCGGGCGCCAGAAGGGTCAGACGGAAATCTATCGTGGGGCCGAGTATTCGACCAACATGCTCCCCAAGGTGAAGATCGAAGTGGCAGCGCCCGACGATCTGGCGCCGAAGATCGTGGAAACGATCCAGCAGGTCGCCAGCACCGAAGCCATTGGCGACGGCAAGATCTTCGTCCTCGACCTGGCCTCGGCCGTGCGCATCCGCACCGGCGAATCCGGCGATACCGCGCTTTGA
- a CDS encoding endonuclease/exonuclease/phosphatase family protein, which translates to MQIKFASYNIHKAVGLDRRRDPERILTVLREIDADIVALQEVDRRFGRRMSALPLEVIHGATDYVPVPLSMKPDSLGWHGNALLVRKGIELLEAKPVALPVLEPRGAIRADLSVQGRKVRVVGMHLDLSGLRRRLQVRSVLSHVGACDEHVPTVMMGDLNEWSSHGGCFREFHAPWQVLVPGRSFPSRRPLARLDRIIVSEQWRILGTNVHHSPLAAIGSDHLPVFASLELPKK; encoded by the coding sequence TTGCAGATCAAGTTCGCCAGCTACAACATCCACAAGGCCGTCGGGCTTGACCGGCGGCGCGATCCCGAGCGCATCCTCACGGTGCTGCGCGAGATCGATGCCGACATCGTGGCGCTGCAGGAAGTGGATCGCCGGTTTGGCCGCCGGATGAGCGCGCTGCCGCTGGAGGTGATTCACGGGGCAACCGATTATGTCCCGGTGCCCCTGTCGATGAAGCCGGACAGCCTGGGCTGGCACGGCAATGCCCTGCTTGTGCGCAAGGGCATCGAACTGCTCGAAGCCAAGCCCGTGGCCCTGCCGGTTCTCGAGCCGCGCGGCGCGATCCGTGCGGATCTTTCGGTTCAGGGGCGGAAGGTTCGGGTGGTCGGCATGCACCTCGACCTGTCCGGTCTGCGCCGACGGTTGCAGGTGCGAAGCGTGCTGTCCCATGTCGGCGCCTGCGATGAACATGTGCCGACCGTGATGATGGGCGATCTGAATGAATGGTCCAGCCACGGCGGCTGTTTCCGAGAGTTTCATGCCCCCTGGCAGGTGCTGGTACCGGGTCGGAGCTTTCCTTCCCGCAGGCCTCTGGCAAGGCTGGATCGCATCATCGTATCCGAACAGTGGCGGATTCTGGGAACAAACGTTCACCACAGCCCCCTTGCGGCGATAGGATCTGACCACCTGCCGGTCTTTGCGTCGCTTGAGTTGCCTAAAAAATAG
- a CDS encoding peptide chain release factor 3, translating into MSNVPHQSRRTFAIISHPDAGKTTLTEKLLLQGGAIHLAGQVKARGAARRARSDWMKIEQQRGISVTSSVMTFERDGITFNLLDTPGHEDFSEDTYRTLTAVDSAIMVIDAAKGIEPQTRKLFEVCRLRSVPIITFINKVDREGRACFDLMDEVADMLALDVCPMSWPVGMGGLFEGILDIASGKISRPEGPSKEFLGKVDEGAALPDAVAEELELAQAGYPEFDVEAYRGGDLTPVYFGSALKNFGVTELIDAIEKFAPPPRPQPSNEGTIEPDNKEVTGFIFKVQANMDPMHRDRIAFMRLVSGTFKRGMKLTPSGLGKPIAVHSPILFFAQDREIADNAEPGDIIGIPNHGTLRVGDTLSEKNQVRFIGLPNFAPEILRRVALKDPTKTKQLRKALDDLSEEGVIQVFYPEIGSQWIVGVVGQLQLDVLISRLEAEYKVEAVLEASPFDTARWIKGDEKTLRDFGEINKMNLAKDRDGDPVFMARSAWDVNYQQERNPDMTFSATKER; encoded by the coding sequence ATGAGCAATGTTCCCCACCAGTCCCGGCGCACTTTCGCGATCATCTCGCACCCTGACGCCGGTAAGACCACCCTGACCGAGAAGCTGCTGCTGCAAGGCGGTGCCATCCATCTGGCAGGACAGGTCAAGGCACGCGGCGCCGCGCGGCGCGCGCGGTCTGACTGGATGAAGATCGAGCAGCAGCGCGGCATCTCCGTGACCAGCTCGGTCATGACGTTCGAGCGGGACGGGATCACTTTCAACCTGCTCGACACGCCGGGCCACGAGGACTTCTCGGAAGACACCTACCGCACGCTCACCGCAGTCGATTCGGCGATCATGGTGATCGACGCGGCCAAGGGTATCGAACCGCAGACCCGCAAGCTCTTCGAGGTCTGCCGCCTGCGTTCGGTGCCGATCATCACCTTCATCAACAAGGTCGACCGCGAAGGCCGCGCCTGCTTCGACCTGATGGACGAAGTGGCGGACATGCTGGCGCTGGACGTCTGCCCGATGTCCTGGCCTGTCGGCATGGGCGGCCTGTTCGAGGGTATCCTCGACATCGCCAGCGGCAAGATCAGCCGCCCCGAAGGGCCGAGCAAGGAATTTCTCGGCAAGGTCGACGAAGGCGCGGCGCTTCCCGATGCCGTCGCCGAGGAGCTGGAACTGGCGCAGGCCGGCTATCCCGAATTCGATGTGGAGGCCTATCGGGGCGGCGACCTTACGCCGGTCTACTTCGGCTCGGCGCTCAAGAACTTCGGCGTTACCGAACTGATCGACGCGATCGAGAAGTTCGCGCCCCCGCCGCGGCCGCAGCCTTCGAACGAAGGCACGATCGAGCCGGACAACAAGGAAGTCACCGGCTTCATCTTCAAGGTCCAGGCCAACATGGACCCGATGCACCGTGACCGCATCGCTTTCATGCGTCTGGTCTCGGGCACCTTCAAGCGCGGCATGAAGCTGACGCCCTCGGGCCTCGGCAAGCCGATCGCGGTCCATTCGCCGATCCTGTTCTTCGCGCAGGACCGCGAGATCGCGGACAATGCCGAGCCGGGCGATATCATCGGCATTCCCAATCACGGCACCCTGCGCGTGGGCGATACCCTCTCCGAAAAGAACCAGGTTCGCTTTATCGGCCTGCCGAACTTCGCGCCGGAAATCCTGCGCCGCGTCGCGCTGAAGGATCCGACCAAGACCAAGCAGCTCCGCAAGGCGCTCGACGACCTTTCGGAAGAAGGCGTGATTCAGGTCTTCTACCCGGAAATCGGCTCGCAGTGGATCGTCGGCGTGGTCGGCCAGCTTCAGCTCGATGTGCTGATCAGCCGCCTCGAAGCCGAGTACAAGGTGGAAGCCGTGCTCGAAGCTTCCCCGTTCGACACGGCCCGCTGGATCAAGGGCGACGAAAAGACGCTGCGCGACTTCGGCGAAATCAACAAGATGAACCTCGCGAAGGACCGTGACGGCGATCCCGTGTTCATGGCCCGCTCGGCGTGGGACGTGAACTATCAGCAGGAACGCAACCCGGACATGACCTTCAGCGCCACGAAGGAACGCTGA